A DNA window from Pyrus communis chromosome 3, drPyrComm1.1, whole genome shotgun sequence contains the following coding sequences:
- the LOC137729696 gene encoding dynein light chain 1, cytoplasmic-like, with protein MLEGKAVINETDMLQAMQQDALHLAAKALDNFDVTEPTEIAQFIKKEFDETYGLGWQCIVGTDFGSFVTHSQGCFIYFFIGSLAFLLFRGTANLAVEADKILPLEVVEA; from the exons ATGTTGGAAGGCAAAGCCGTCATCAATGAGACTGATATGCTTCAAGCAATGCAGCAAGACGCTCTCCATTTAGCTGCAAAGGCTCTCGATAACTTCGATGTCACTGAACCCACTGAAATTGCTCAATTCATAAAGAAG GAATTCGATGAGACATACGGGCTGGGGTGGCAATGCATCGTAGGAACAGATTTTGGTTCGTTTGTGACACACAGCCAAGGCTGCTTCATCTATTTCTTCATCGGAAGCCTTGCATTCTTGCTTTTCAGGGGAACGGCTAACCTCGCTGTGGAAGCAGATAAGATCCTGCCACTGGAGGTTGTGGAGGCATAA